One Neisseria sp. Marseille-Q5346 genomic region harbors:
- the ptsN gene encoding PTS IIA-like nitrogen regulatory protein PtsN, whose protein sequence is MSLIGEILPLSHIVLDLEVSSKKRLFEEAAQLLENEAELPNTNVFDCLFAREKLGSTGLGQGVAIPHGRHACVKKATGAFIRTKEPVAFDAPDGKPVSLIFILLVPENATGEHLEVLSKLAGRFSQKAIREALMAATSAEEVRTLLSEE, encoded by the coding sequence ATGAGCCTGATCGGCGAAATTTTACCTTTGTCCCATATCGTTTTGGATTTGGAAGTCAGCAGCAAAAAGCGTCTGTTTGAAGAGGCTGCACAGCTGCTGGAGAATGAAGCAGAATTACCGAATACCAACGTGTTCGACTGCCTGTTTGCCCGTGAAAAACTCGGTTCGACCGGTTTGGGGCAGGGGGTGGCGATTCCCCATGGCCGTCACGCATGCGTGAAAAAAGCCACCGGTGCATTTATCCGCACCAAAGAACCGGTCGCCTTTGATGCGCCCGACGGCAAACCCGTTTCTCTGATTTTCATCCTGCTTGTGCCTGAAAACGCTACCGGCGAACATTTGGAAGTCTTGTCCAAACTGGCCGGTAGATTCTCTCAAAAAGCCATCCGTGAAGCGTTGATGGCCGCTACTTCTGCCGAAGAAGTACGCACACTCCTGAGCGAAGAGTAA
- the ubiA gene encoding 4-hydroxybenzoate octaprenyltransferase — MNIRRFFLQFLPRYAVGRMVIYAKLMRVDKPIGTLLLLWPTYWALWIASKGVPDADIFLAFSAGTFLMRSAGCVVNDFADRNFDGAVERTKNRPFAKGLVSKIEALLLTVMLCLMAALCLVQLNRFTWLMSLPALFLAITYPFTKRFFPLPQFYLGLAFSFGIPMAFAAVQGRVPSEAWLMFTANALWTLAYDTIYAMADKEDDLKIGIKTSAITFGHHDITASMLCHFWFTVLMVVLGIKIGATWPYWLVLPITAYWQCQQYAAIRTRDRQLCFQTFLANNRIGLAWFCGLVCHYFWLFLVSKLF; from the coding sequence ATGAACATAAGGCGCTTTTTTCTACAATTTCTACCGCGTTACGCTGTCGGACGGATGGTGATATACGCCAAACTGATGCGCGTCGACAAACCCATTGGCACACTGCTTTTGCTGTGGCCGACTTATTGGGCATTGTGGATTGCGTCTAAAGGCGTTCCTGACGCGGATATTTTTCTTGCCTTTAGCGCAGGCACATTTTTGATGCGCAGCGCAGGTTGCGTGGTAAATGACTTTGCCGACCGCAATTTTGACGGTGCAGTAGAGCGCACTAAAAACCGCCCGTTTGCCAAAGGTTTGGTTTCTAAAATCGAAGCGCTGCTTTTGACCGTCATGTTGTGTCTGATGGCAGCTTTATGCTTGGTGCAGCTCAACCGCTTTACTTGGCTGATGAGCCTTCCGGCCTTGTTCCTGGCCATCACATATCCCTTTACCAAACGCTTTTTCCCGTTGCCGCAGTTTTATTTAGGACTGGCATTTTCGTTCGGCATTCCCATGGCCTTTGCCGCCGTGCAAGGCCGAGTGCCTTCCGAAGCGTGGCTGATGTTTACCGCCAATGCCTTATGGACGTTGGCTTACGACACGATTTATGCCATGGCGGACAAAGAAGACGATTTGAAAATTGGCATCAAAACTTCGGCAATCACATTTGGCCATCACGACATTACCGCCTCTATGCTTTGCCATTTTTGGTTTACCGTATTGATGGTGGTGCTGGGTATTAAAATCGGCGCAACTTGGCCTTATTGGCTGGTATTGCCGATAACCGCGTATTGGCAGTGCCAGCAATATGCAGCCATCCGCACGCGCGACCGCCAGTTGTGCTTCCAAACGTTTTTGGCCAACAACCGCATCGGCTTGGCGTGGTTTTGCGGATTGGTCTGCCATTATTTCTGGTTGTTTTTGGTTTCCAAATTGTTTTAA
- a CDS encoding chorismate lyase, giving the protein MELDIPRGTLCSHAEASSLLPSKAEHLLTVSSLTAALRASGKDFSVEPVYLGLTKGVENGDEIFVRDVLLKLDGETVIQARSACRPDSSLWTELLDCGTQPLGERLFDGTLPLKRSDFEFLRFEDFDHPSFRRPVTARRSYFDWNGETLELTEYFLLKLIDLYR; this is encoded by the coding sequence ATGGAGCTTGATATACCGCGTGGCACGCTTTGTTCACATGCCGAAGCTTCAAGTCTTTTGCCGTCTAAGGCCGAACATCTGCTGACCGTTTCTTCGCTAACTGCCGCTTTGCGCGCTTCCGGTAAGGATTTTTCAGTCGAGCCGGTGTATTTGGGTTTGACGAAGGGAGTGGAAAATGGAGACGAAATCTTTGTGCGCGATGTTTTGCTCAAACTGGACGGCGAAACAGTGATACAAGCCAGAAGCGCGTGCCGGCCGGACAGCAGTCTATGGACAGAATTATTGGATTGCGGAACGCAGCCTTTGGGCGAGCGCCTGTTTGACGGTACATTGCCGTTGAAGCGTTCGGATTTTGAGTTTCTTCGTTTTGAAGATTTCGACCATCCATCTTTCAGACGGCCTGTTACCGCGCGCCGTTCGTATTTCGATTGGAACGGCGAAACATTGGAATTAACAGAATATTTCTTATTGAAATTAATAGATTTATACCGCTAA